The genome window catgttgactccacacacacatacactttcaCACTCTTTTATACTCTtcacatgctgctgctactctgtttattatctatcctgattgccccACCTACATCTGATTATCTGATCCTGATTACCCCACCTACATGTAaatgttacctcaattacctcaactacctcgtaccccaagcacattgactcggtatccTTGTATATACTGCAGCCTTGTTATTGTttaattgtgttactattttgtgttactatttcctttttattTGTTAATTTccgttaagtaagcatttcactgtataaTCTACACCTGGTGTACtcagcgcatgtggcaaatacaatttgattcgatttgtgcacaaacagatctggaaccaggctagaagGAAGAGTGAAGGAATTTAAATAACCATATTGCTTAAACTTATCCTATCCTGGCAATTGCTTACCTCTGGTGTAATTTTGGATGCAAACTCCTGCTTCTGGTTCATCTGGGCACATTGTTGCAAATAAAAGTTTGCTTTCTCAAACTTCCCATTGGCTATGAGCCACCTGGCTGACTCAGGAATCCACCTATTGGAGGAGGTAAAGATGTTATTCACAATAACACAGCAACTGTTAACTGTCCATTCATTTGTTCgttagtccctccctccctccctccctctgacctCCCTCTGACCTCCATGTGAGTATGGCCAGGGCGAGAGGTGAGGTGACCACTATGGTCAGCTGTCTCCAGTCTTTCACACAATAGGCAATGGCTGGAATCATGGAGTTACCAAACGTCCAGGACAGGCTGTCAATCACTCCCACTAATTTTCTGTGCTCAATGTCCACCCACTCAACGCCTGAGGACAACACAACGCAACACCAGATGAGTCAAGGATAGTTTCTGGGACAGCATGTGGGTTGTCTGTATTCATCTAGTGGTGGgtgggctttgtgtgtgtgtgtgtgtgtgtgtgtgtgtgtgtgtgtgtgtgtgtgtgtgtgtgtgtgtgtgtgtgtgtgtgtgtgtgtgtgtgtgtgtgtgtgtgtgtgtgtgtgtataatcacTGAGTACTGATGAGACGATGACAATGCCAGTGATGCCGAACCCAGTGAAGAACCTGAGCACAGCAAACATGATGAAGGAGGTGGAGAAAGCACTGGCAATACCAAACAGCATGCCAGAGATATAGGACACCAGGAGCATGGTCTTCCTACCAAACCTAGAGAAAAAAGACAACATGTGAAGATAAAGTGAACAGAAAAATATCTAATTACATTAAGTAGCTTTCTCCGAGCTAGAATGGCCCATAGGACAGGGGCCTATTTCCTGTCTCTGTAGTGTGAGGCAACTCCCCTCTTTCAATTAGAAATATAATAAGATAAGCTTATGTAAAgagaatacaaatacaaatgtccCCTTAATTTGATCGATTTAAAAATATTAAAGACCAAATGTAGCTGTTTTTATATCAATGTCAAATTGTCAGTCTCTCTTGGATCAAAGTAGAGGAAAGATAAATGTTAATGTGAGAAATATTCATGTGTTGAAAAAGCTCTGACAGAcaaacttaccccaccagacatgccaccaaatCCAGAATGAATTCaaggaactcccttccatctcaaaTTACACAAGTAAACAGCAAAATGtcctttaataaataaataaaaagctcaCAGCACAATGCCTCTgccctttttttctttttttagggggtagatcagctttaatattgcagatagattgtagcttccctcaatgtaattgtgttcatcatttccaatccccctaTCTTACCTAAATAACTCATAGGCATATGTGTACTGATGTATGTATGCGTGTAACTGCTAGATGTTACTGAATGTAAATGTTCTATATGAAAATGAAAATGTAATATATGAATGTATTAGGATATAGGCATAGAGTAAtgggtctctgtttctctcagtgCTGTGTTAGTAGGACCTTTCTAGGTTCTATTGTTATTATTTTAAATGTGTGTAGTTCAGTCCTTGAGCTGTtcctgtctattgatgttctgtaatatgtcatgttttatgtttcgtgtggaccccaggaagagtagctgctggttCAGCAATCGCTAATGGGGACATAGCCGAGAGAAGATGTTTGCGGGTGGGGGTGCTGCAATTCTTTTTGCATACGGCTGTATCGGTCTGATAATACAGGAGTAGTAAACGCCCAATACAATACTTTTGCGAGAGAAAAAAATGTCATGTCTCCCGAGCTGCAGAGGgctaaatgcggaagacacatttcagttgaaggcattcagttgtataactgactaggtatccctctttccctttcctaTATCAGTCCACTAATACCGGAAAGGCCGGCCCGCAGCCGTCTGGCAGATTGAAGAGGGcggcattttctgagctaaactgaccaagacacACCTCCAACAACAAATTaaacctcacataattctgcccaaaaacaatgacaatttctctcaacAGTGGCATATGGACTTTTTAGATGAGCGCTGATGCCTGTAATAAGTAGTGCCCACTTTGTCAATGGCAGGGATGCAAAATATTTCGCTTGTCCATTCCCAGTGtgcctctccagggtgctgttggagagacgcGTCGCTGCCACGCTCCACCAACATTCCGTCAAAATAatctaacataaatcatgtagcagatataggatatggtagaaagagtatgtggcTTTTTCTGTAGCTtacaggctggagataaaatgtatAAGTAATGGGACAGACACTTTTTACGTCATGCAGGTTTCTCTGATCAAATAGCCTAAACTAAATGGCGCCTAATCATATAAAGCAATGTGCTGACATGTTAACAAACCACATATACTAAAAACAGGAGAGGCCAAAGTAAAACGGACAATATGGAATGGATAATCAGGCTACTCAAAACTGCTGTCCAGAGGTTTCACCCCTTGGGCTAAATTGTCATGATCAttggtttcaagtttgtatccaaagcgaaaaataaaatacttatgcatttcccgctgtgtaaacacattgcaaataggctcaggataactcctgataaagttgggtagcttAAACAGCCAAATTGATTAGTGTGGTGGAAATGTAATATTGATTAGTtacaggaatcaggactaataaagccaatggAAAAGCTTGTTTTAGAAACAGTGGGACTAAGACATGGATGAGCATTCATAAAATTACATTGCAGGCAGACACTGTAGGATACACCCCAGTAAGCACAGACCGATGTCTTTTGGAAGTCTTTTTTTTGGTCCTGTCTGGACCAGCAATCTTTTTTTTGGTGCAGTCTAGACCGGTCTTGATTTCCACGCCCACAGACGTTGGTTTTTGGTCCAGTCTAGACCAGCCTTGATTTTGCTCAACGACGCCTATGTTTGGTTCGGATTTGGTGTGGTCACAACCGGCCTTGAATTCTGGAAAATACATATTGtcttttcacctttcattcagaacctaaatcgaacctaacttcaacgtctggaaaatacGGATTTTAGACAACTTTTCAACATAATTTTGCTTACTCTGAGTATTATAGTTTTGCATTGGGCAATACAGTATTTTGGTCTCACCTAGGGTGACAGAATTGCGAGGACCAGCCCTGAATACAGGcgtagtaaaggcccagtgcactacttttgtaaaaaaaaagtttCCTGCAGCTGAAGACGGACGAGTTGTAAAAGCCAAGtaatttttttacaaataataaataaatattcccattttcagggggtgctgcagcaccctcagaaCTCCTACCTCCAATGGCTAtgaatggggatcctaataaaatattaAATACTAATACAATTATGTACCATATAACAGTTTTCtattaaagtaaaaaatatataaaaaataatgctttttagaAGAATAATtctttctcaagcaataattttgaGGGGAAAACTTTTATAGGTTTGGAATTGTCTTTGTTATTGGTAAATTAACACATTTTCCACCTGGTGTTGTCACAAGGCAAGCCACAACTCCACCCAtgcaaaacctgctgattagaaggtcctgtgtatattgtattttcaaccactacactatatataaaaaagtatgtggacaccccttcaaattactagattcggctatttcagccacacccattgctgacaggtgtataaaatcaagcacgcAGCCATGCTGTCgccgtagacaaacattggcagtagaatggccttactgaagagctcaatgactttcatcgtggcaccatcataggatgacacctttccaaatcattcgtcaaatttctgcctgcTATAGCTGCCCTGTTTAACTGTCTAGGAGCACGagcggctcagccacgaagtggtaggctacacaaggtcacagaacaggaccaccgagtgctgaagtgcaaaaatagtctgtcctcagttgcaacaatcactaccgagttccaaattgcctctggaagcaacgtcagaacaagaactgttcatcgagagcttcatgaaatggatttccatggccgagcagcctcacacaaatctaagatcaccatgtgcaatgcaaaGCGTTGgtcggagtggtgtaaagctcgccaccattggactctggagcagtggaaacgtgttctctggagtgatgaatcacgcttcaccatctggcagtccgatggacgaatctgggtttggcggatgccaggagaacgctacctgccccaatgcatagtgccaactgtaaagtttggtggaggaggaataatggtctggggctgtttttcatgattcgggctaggccccttagttccagtgaagggaaatcttaacgttacagcatgcaatgacattctagacgattctgtgcttccaactttgtggtaacagtttggggaagggccttttctgtttcagcatgacaatgaccccgtgCACAAAactaggtccatacagaaatggtttgccgagaccggtgttgaagaacttgactggcctggacAAAGTCCTGagctcaaccccattgaacagctttgggatgaattgaaacgctgattgcgagccaggcctaatcacccaaaatcagcgcccgacctcactaatgctcttgtggctgaaaggaagcaagtcccagcagcaatgttctgTGGAAAGGAAAGGCTTGTCAGTGGAAAGGCTtgtcagaagagtggaggctgttatagcagctaagagtggaccaactctatattaatgcccatgattttggaatacaatgttagacgagcaggtgtccaaatacttttggtcatgtagtatatcaggaaaaaacacaaatacctatttttttacacttttacagtgttagtttaatcagctgtaCAAAATTATACAAAGAACAGGAAAAActcattttgactgcactgggcctttaacaacttaacaacttttttgtttcCATTCAGAGACAGTCTACTTCATGGTTTTAGGTCATCTTGGAAATCCAGAACTAAAATTTAAAGTAATTGCATCAGATGCTCGATTAAGATCTGGGGAAAGACGTTAGAAAATATACTAGAAGTTGTTGCGATATTAGTCGTTGGATCCACACATTCTGTTGACAGACACTACCATGCCAGTTATGTTACGTACGTCTGTACACAAGAGATTCGTTTTAAGGTGACTCTAAAATCCACTGTCTGTGAATTAATAAATGATTGTTAACTTACCTGTCACTCAAACTACCATAGGTCATTGCTCCGAACATCACTCCCATGAAGAAGATGGTGGCTGTCGCCTTATTTTGCCCTTTCTGGTCACACACCAAGTCCCACTGATGTAAGAGGTAGAAATAAGAATAAACAGACAACTCATTCAAGGTACCGTATAAATGAGAACAGCCTCTCTACTTCCCTTTTGTGAAAGAATTTAATTGAGTAGCTAGCACTGCAACATTATTCAAGGATGCATTCAATGAGATTTGTACTTACAAATAATACTTAATTTCTATGCAACCATGTGTAGTGGTCGAAAAATGACATTCAATGAGTACAACATGGCCTTTCATTCAATGAGACATTCATTGACTACATCATAACCTTTCGACTTGTATAGTCTAGTGACAAAAAGACAGAAACGCTTACCTCTGTAGCCAGAGTGGATTTGAAGGTGCTGTTGTCATATACCCATCCATTCTGACAGGGGACTGTAGCTAGGTCACTGTCATTGGAGTTGGACAGGAGGTGGAACTGGGGTTCTGGGAACATCTTGCAGGAGCTTGGAGTCCCATCTTCCTGTACTGGAATACTGACAGTCAGTCTCTGCTCCTGGGTCAGATTCCCAAAGACACCCTCATCATCCAGAGCGCTGAGGTCACAGCGGTGAGAGGGCATGGCCGCTATAAAGTTACCCAGCATAAAGTGACAAGGCAGGGTGAATCGAGCAATGAAGCTGATAATAATGATCATAATCTGGAACCGTCCAAATCCATTGATATCCGAGAGTAGGTGTTCAAACTTCATCTTCCACTTGGCCCAGACAGACTTCTTCTAATAATGAAAGCACAGCAATCACACCCATTCACATTCGTACTTTGGATCCAAGAAAAGATATCATAATGTTTTACCAAGTCTAAAggttgtctgtctgttggtccaACTGTCTCATTGTTAGTTAAATCTTGCGAAATAGATAAATCTTTTACTGTGCAAAAATGAAATAAACCACTTCTGCTTGTTAAAGAATGCCTTCATACACATTAATAGGTGATGCATTGACAGCAAGTAGTTGCTTGAGCAACTAAAGAATATTTCACCATTTCAAAGTTTCAGGAATTCAATAATATGTGAACAGTTCAAAAAGAGAATGGAACATGATGTCTGTGCTCTTCAAACTCCATTgctcattgtcaagccaaacatacCATGTCAATGAGTGACAAGTACTTGACAGCATGATGGCACCAACAGACTGGGACTCAGTCTTGTTCCCACCCGTTTGTAGAAAAATGGGAAATGAGACAAAGACTAGATATGCTGAAACACGtcaccattttttaaatattttgttcTATTGAATGTGCCACCACAATAAAGGTATTTAACTGCATGGAAATAAAAACAATACACAGTCGGAATTATCCAAAATACAAGTTACAACTCGTGATGGGAGTTTAAGGAACCCAGTTCTAACCCAGTTCTAACCCAGTTAGGATAACTCAGTACAGGAAACGTATGTGTAGAACACAGGTGTATTGCCAAGCCACATAGTAAGACACACAAACACCAGTATTTATGAAGAACAAAACAGTAGATTCAATAATGACCATGTAAGAAAAATGGGCTACAATTCATCTTACAATTATCTTTCACCAATTAATAAACAGGTAAGTAATGGTCCATCCATCCATTTTGGTCCATCCATTATATTTCTTCTAGGTAGATATTCTGCTCTGTCCATCTATCATGCACTTGCTTGAAAACTGCTGTCTCTCTGAGTGACATGGATTCACATATAACTACATATCTAATCCTTTCATATTCTAATAGGATCTCTGCGTGGATTCATGTAACCTCAACTGTTCCATTTTCATTCCTGTTTTCATCAGCTTGCTTCAGTGGATTGCCACTCTCTCCATCCAGTTCCGCTCTGCAAAGCATGAAAGGTGCAATTAGATGTTACATGGCCATTCGTCCAATTCTGAATACTGATTAAATAATGGGTAACCTTTGCTTAAAGCATATACGTATAATGCGGTATGACTTGTTATGAGCCTTTGTAAAGAATCGGTTTAAGACTTGGCATatgcataatgcattataacttgTTATAAGAATGTATGAGCCTTTATAAAAATTCAGTTTATGCATTGGCATGGGTATAATTAAGCAAAAATGTTCGAGGGGTGTTGTATATTGGCCAGTAACACCATGgcaaagggctgttcttatgcacaacgcgaagtggagtgcctggatacagcccttagtcgtggtatattggccatataccacaaacccccgaggtgccttattgctattataaactggttaccaacataaatagaacagtaaacaagtatttctgtgtcatacccgtggtatgtTGTCTGATATACACATAGCTGAAAtgctgtttcagccaatcagcatccaggactcAAACTAACTGGTTTATAGTATGCAATAAGGCCCCACGGCGGTGTgctatattgccaatataccatggctaaagggctgttcttatgcacgacgcaacgcaaagtgcctggatacagcccttaaccgtggtatattggccatataccacaaacccccaaggtgccttatttctattataaactggttaccaacgtaattagagcagtaaaaatacatttttgttatacctgtggtaggtctgatataccacggcttttcagccaatcagcattcagggctcgaacacccagtttataatgcttTATAACTTGTTATAAGCATGTGTGAGCCTTTATAAGGAATTGGTTAAAGCATTGGCATAGGTATAATGTTTACAACTTGTTATAAGCACGTATGAGCCTTTATCATTTCTTATAATCAGGCCCATGGCAAGTCTTACAATGCATTATATTACTGCATTATTTTTGTAAACTGTATTTGTTTCCCCTTTTCTTCACAAGCACTTGATTGTATCTTATAAGGCACTAAATGGTGTCTGAAactgaaattaaataaataatcaatccATCATATACAGTACCTAGATGCTTTAGATACAGTGTTACCAAATACAATTCCTGCTCTACCTTGGTCTGTCTATGTCCTCGATGAACTCTGGCAGGCGAACATTGAGTGTTTCTGGGAGGAGCAAAGCCACTAGTCCGGTACCAACAGCCACCAAGGCATATATCACAGCAGGGAGGAGCTCCCACACATCGTCCAATAGGGCGATGAGGGGAGCGATGGACACGCCTAGCCGACCCACAAACGAGGAGTAGCCAACGCCGTTCTGCCTGAGGGACCAAGCAAAAAAGTAATTTAGAGTGCAAAAGAGGACAGATCTGTGCAAAAAATTATGACAATCTGGCAGTATAATTAAATTGGAAACTTCACTTCAACAATGTGTGTTATAAGGAGGCAACAACATTACAGAACGTTTAGATATCATTTTTTGTGTAGAACAGAGTTGAGTAGGAGTCGTGTTTGCTCTATTTGTTACATTTCTATCTGTAACATTGTGAAAAACATTTCACCTCACTGAATACACACCAAGACTACAGGTGATTACATTAAGTGAACACTATGTGACATAGTAGTTTATTGGTCACTCACCGAACTACTGTTGGGTAGAGCTCAGTGGTATAAAGGAACATTATTGTGAAGGATGCTTCGGACAGGCCTTTCCCAAAAAGACCCACGATGGTACGAAACACCCACAAACCTAAGTGAAAATATGAAACCATGGATGACTGAATCTAAGGCTAACAACTGAAAAATACCTCCCAGGGCTCAAAATGCAAGTGCACAAAGAAAACAAACTGCGTCAATGGCCTACGTTCTACAAGCAACTCAAAGGTAAGTAAGTAGGTAAGTAAGTAAAACGTAAGTAATGTAAAAACCTATTATTTGCTAACAGTATCTTTCAGGAACCAACAAATACCTTGAGGAACAAATATGTTGATGAAGACACAGGCTCCAGTCAAAAGCAGTGTCCCAACCTGTCCAGGTTTTCGGCCAAACTTGTTCAAGAAATAATAGACCATAATCTTTCCAGGCAACTCGATGGCAGCGTATATGAACTGTGTGAAGTAGACATTCATGCCAAACCCAGTGATGTTCAAACTGATGCCGTAATATGTAAACGCAACTCCATACCTACAGGTCGAAGAAAATAAGGAACTTAAGATCAAAACTACTTCTAAAGGTTATACATGTAACATTTACACCTGCAACTAGAGCCAAATCAGTGGCGGCTGCTGAtaggagaacggctcataacaaTGGCCTATGGTATCAAACACCTTGaacccatttgtttgatgtatttgataccattccac of Salmo salar chromosome ssa01, Ssal_v3.1, whole genome shotgun sequence contains these proteins:
- the LOC106608559 gene encoding solute carrier family 22 member 7, with product MKFEHLLSDINGFGRFQIMIIIISFIARFTLPCHFMLGNFIAAMPSHRCDLSALDDEGVFGNLTQEQRLTVSIPVQEDGTPSSCKMFPEPQFHLLSNSNDSDLATVPCQNGWVYDNSTFKSTLATEWDLVCDQKGQNKATATIFFMGVMFGAMTYGSLSDRFGRKTMLLVSYISGMLFGIASAFSTSFIMFAVLRFFTGFGITGIVIVSSVLSVEWVDIEHRKLVGVIDSLSWTFGNSMIPAIAYCVKDWRQLTIVVTSPLALAILTWRWIPESARWLIANGKFEKANFYLQQCAQMNQKQEFASKITPETLSSIIVTERKDRTYSYLDLVRTPKMRRLALLTGIVWYGVASTYYGISFNITGFGLNIYLTQFVYGAIELPAKLSVYYLLDKVGRRNTEVGSLLGAGICLAVNIFLPRDMSVLRTVVAVLGKGCSAASFTTVVLYSSELFPTVVRQNGMGYNSSMGRLGVSLAPLILLLDEVWRDLPQVLLCSIALLASLMARMLPETRDRCLPETIQDIEDGQTGKSLAGSQVVETTEIPLKSKANDEGGN